Proteins from one Fragaria vesca subsp. vesca linkage group LG6, FraVesHawaii_1.0, whole genome shotgun sequence genomic window:
- the LOC101301886 gene encoding LOW QUALITY PROTEIN: metal transporter Nramp6-like (The sequence of the model RefSeq protein was modified relative to this genomic sequence to represent the inferred complete CDS: substituted 2 bases at 2 genomic stop codons), translated as MAAAGSEQPQFIASAGNRSCSNEPLIENSDTEKIVVPDKTSWKNLFAYMGPGFLVSIAYIDPGNFETDLQSGAQYKYGLLWIILVASCAALVIQSLAANLGVVTGKHLAEHCRAEYPKKTNFILWVLAEISIVACDIPEVIGTAFALNMLFNIPIWIGVLLTGLSTLMLLALQQYGVRKLEFLIAFLVLTIAGCFFAELGYAKPAASEVLDGLFVPQLKGNGATGLAISLLGAMVMPEDFNLSHTPTYILLVELKILRSYIXQKKKSXVQEACRFYMVESGFALMVAFLINVSVISVSGAICNSSSLSAEDQKNCQDLDLNKASFLLRNVLGSWSSKLFAVALLASGQSSTITGTYAGQYVMQGFLDLRLRPWIRNFLTRCLAIVPSLIVAVIGGSAGAGKLIIVASMILSFELPFALIPLLKFTSSNTKMGVYANSTAISAITWIIGSLLMAINIYYLMSGFIKILLHSHFELVGIVFLGILGFSGMTMYLAGIVYLVFRKNKEAPHLLALTTPESREMANAQPGCLPREDIVSMQLPQRRSTEDL; from the exons ATGGCTGCTGCAGGTAGCGAGCAGCCACAGTTCATTGCAAGTGCTGGAAACCGAAGTTGCTCAAATGAGCCGCTCATTGAGAACTCGGATACTGAGAAAATTGTGGTTCCAGAT AAGACAAGCTGGAAAAATCTGTTTGCCTACATGGGTCCGGGTTTTCTTGTTTCAATTGCGTATATAGATCCTGGAAATT TTGAGACAGATTTACAGTCAGGGGCACAGTACAAATATGGG CTACTTTGGATAATATTAGTTGCTTCATGTGCTGCTCTTGTCATTCAGTCCCTAGCTGCCAATCTTGGGGTAGTCACAG GAAAACATTTGGCCGAGCACTGTAGAGCTGAATATCCTAAGAAAACAAACTTCATACTTTGGGTTCTTGCTGAGATTTCTATAGTTGCATGTGACATTCCTGAAG TGATTGGAACTGCCTTTGCATTGAACATGCTCTTCAATATACCTATATGGATTGGTGTTCTCCTTACAGGACTGAGTACATTGATGCTTCTGGCATTACAACAATATGGG GTTAGGAAACTTGAATTTCTGATTGCATTCCTTGTACTCACAATTGCTGGATGCTTCTTTGCTGAGCTTGGTTATGCAAAGCCTGCTGCTTCAGAAGTTTTGGATGGGCTTTTCGTTCCCCAACTCAAAGGAAATGGTGCTACTGGTCTCGCTATTTCGCTTCTTGGTGCTATGGTTATGCC GGAAGATTTCAATTTGTCCCATACTCCCACATACATCTTGCTCGTGGAGTTGAAAATACTAAGGAGCTATATCTGACAAAAAAAAAAATCTTGAGTGCAGGAAGCATGCAGATTTTATATGGTAGAAAGTGGCTTTGCTCTCATGGTGGCCTTCCTAATTAATGTCTCTGTTATTTCCGTAAGTGGTGCAATTTGCAATTCCTCGAGTTTGAGTGCGGAAGATCAGAAGAACTGCCAGGACCTGGATTTGAATAAGGCTTCCTTTTTACTAAGA AATGTTCTAGGTAGCTGGAGCTCCAAGCTCTTTGCTGTAGCCTTGCTCGCATCAGGTCAAAGTTCTACTATAACAGGAACATATGCAGGACAATACGTTATGCAG GGGTTCCTTGATTTGCGACTGAGGCCATGGATTCGAAACTTCTTAACAAGATGCTTGGCAATAGTCCCTAGTTTGATTGTTGCAGTCATTGGTGGATCTGCTGGCGCTGGAAAGCTCATTATTGTTGCATCA ATGATTTTATCATTTGAGCTGCCTTTTGCTCTGATTCCACTTCTCAAGTTCACCAGCAGCAACACCAAGATGGGGGTATATGCCAACTCGACTGCG ATTTCGGCTATCACTTGGATCATTGGTTCTCTTCTCATGGCCATCAACATCTACTATTTGATGAGTGGATTCATCAAGATACTTCTTCATAGTCACTTTGAACTAGTAGGTATCGTGTTTCTTGGAATACTTGGATTTTCAGGCATGACAATGTATTTGGCCGGAATTGTATATCTGGTGTTCCGTAAAAATAAAGAGGCTCCACATCTTTTGGCATTAACAACTCCTGAAAGCAGAGAAATGGCAAATGCGCAGCCGGGTTGTCTTCCAAGAGAAGATATTGTAAGCATGCAACTTCCTCAAAGGAGATCTACTGAAGATCTATAG
- the LOC101302179 gene encoding cinnamoyl-CoA reductase 1-like yields the protein MPADHSSSLSGHGQTVCVTGAGGFIASWLVKLLLDRGYNVRGTVRNPEDPKNAHLRELEGAKERLSLRKADLLDFESLKEAINGCDGVFHTASPVTDDPEQMVEPAVNGTKNVIVAAAEAKVKRVVFTSSIGAVYMDPARGPDVVVDESCWSDLEFCKNTKNWYCYGKAVAEQAAWEEAKERGVDLVVVNPVLVLGPLLQPTINASIIHILKYLTGSAKTYANSVQAYVHVKDVALAHILVYETPSASGRYLCAESVLHRGDVVEILAKFFPEYPIPSKLKDDGKPRAIPYKFSNQKLQDLGLEFTSVKQSLYDTVKSLQEKGHLKVPTKQEEDSIKIQ from the exons ATGCCTGCTGATCACAGCTCTTCACTTTCCGGCCATGGCCAAACTGTGTGTGTCACCGGAGCCGGAGGCTTCATCGCTTCTTGGTTGGTGAAGCTCCTGCTGGATAGAGGCTATAATGTGAGAGGAACCGTCAGAAACCCAG AGGACCCAAAGAATGCTCATCTGAGGGAGCTGGAAGGAGCCAAAGAGAGGCTGAGCTTGCGGAAAGCCGATCTTCTGGATTTCGAGAGCCTGAAAGAAGCCATTAACGGCTGTGATGGCGTTTTCCACACTGCATCGCCTGTAACTGATGATCCG GAACAAATGGTGGAACCGGCAGTGAATGGAACAAAGAATGTGATCGTTGCCGCTGCTGAAGCCAAGGTTAAACGCGTCGTCTTCACGTCTTCAATCGGTGCCGTCTACATGGACCCAGCCCGAGGTCCCGATGTCGTTGTCGACGAGTCTTGTTGGAGTGACCTCGAGTTTTGCAAGAACACCAAG AACTGGTACTGCTACGGCAAAGCTGTGGCGGAGCAAGCAGCGTGGGAAGAGGCCAAAGAGAGAGGAGTGGACTTGGTGGTGGTGAACCCAGTTCTGGTGCTTGGACCACTGCTCCAACCCACCATCAACGCCAGCATCATCCACATCCTCAAGTACTTGACTGGCTCGGCCAAGACTTATGCCAATTCTGTTCAGGCCTATGTGCATGTCAAGGATGTGGCATTAGCACACATACTGGTGTACGAAACTCCCTCGGCATCTGGCCGTTATCTCTGCGCCGAGAGCGTCCTTCACCGTGGAGATGTGGTCGAAATCCTCGCCAAGTTCTTCCCTGAATACCCCATACCCAGCAA GTTGAAAGATGATGGGAAACCCAGAGCAATACCCTACAAGTTTTCAAACCAGAAGCTACAAGACTTGGGTTTGGAGTTCACTTCTGTGAAACAGAGCCTATATGACACTGTCAAGAGCTTGCAGGAGAAGGGTCACCTTAAGGTTCCTACAAAGCAAGAAGAAGACTCCATCAAGATCCAATAA